One genomic window of Sporosarcina ureae includes the following:
- a CDS encoding YbaB/EbfC family nucleoid-associated protein: MRGAGNMQGMMKQMQKMQKKMAEAQENLGNERMEGTAGGGMVKVIVSGHKEVLEVIIDPEAVDPEDVEILQDLIVIATNDAIAKAEEITNSTMGQFTKGMNLPGMF, translated from the coding sequence ATGCGTGGAGCAGGGAATATGCAAGGTATGATGAAGCAGATGCAGAAGATGCAAAAGAAGATGGCAGAGGCACAGGAGAACTTAGGAAATGAGCGAATGGAAGGTACAGCAGGTGGTGGGATGGTAAAAGTAATCGTCTCAGGCCATAAAGAAGTACTTGAAGTAATCATTGATCCAGAAGCGGTAGATCCAGAAGACGTAGAAATCTTACAAGACTTGATTGTCATAGCTACAAATGATGCTATTGCAAAAGCGGAAGAAATTACGAACTCCACAATGGGCCAATTTACAAAAGGAATGAACTTGCCCGGGATGTTCTAG
- the recR gene encoding recombination mediator RecR, with translation MHYPEPISKLMDSFMKLPGIGPKTAGRLAFFVLSMKEDTVLDFAKALVDAKRNLQFCSVCGHITDIDPCYICQDQSRDRSTICVVQDPKDVIAMEKMRDYRGLYHVLQGAISPMDGIGPEDINVPSLLTRLQEDEVQELILATNPTIEGEATAMYISRLVKPSGITTTRIAHGLPVGGDLEYADEVTLSRALEGRREL, from the coding sequence ATGCATTATCCTGAACCTATATCTAAATTAATGGATAGCTTTATGAAATTGCCAGGCATTGGCCCCAAAACTGCGGGTCGTCTGGCGTTTTTTGTATTAAGTATGAAAGAAGATACTGTGCTAGATTTTGCTAAAGCGTTAGTGGATGCGAAACGTAATCTTCAGTTTTGTTCAGTTTGTGGCCATATTACTGATATCGATCCGTGTTACATCTGTCAGGATCAATCACGTGATCGCTCGACAATATGTGTCGTGCAAGATCCGAAAGACGTGATTGCCATGGAGAAAATGCGTGACTATCGTGGTTTGTACCATGTATTACAAGGTGCAATATCACCGATGGACGGAATCGGGCCGGAAGATATCAATGTTCCATCATTACTAACTAGACTTCAAGAGGACGAAGTGCAGGAATTGATTCTTGCGACGAACCCTACTATAGAAGGAGAAGCAACGGCCATGTATATTTCGAGGCTGGTTAAACCATCCGGAATCACGACAACGCGTATCGCTCATGGCTTACCTGTCGGTGGAGATCTAGAATATGCGGATGAAGTTACATTGTCTAGAGCATTGGAAGGTCGTCGAGAATTATAA
- a CDS encoding pro-sigmaK processing inhibitor BofA family protein, producing the protein MRILVIAILGAVALLLLSMSRTTLEKNMERLSVFWFRLAFAFFILFLMNIAGGFIGIYVPVNIASGMILAILGVPGFAALCGFAILF; encoded by the coding sequence GTGAGGATTTTAGTCATAGCTATATTAGGAGCCGTTGCATTATTGCTTTTAAGTATGAGTCGGACCACTCTTGAAAAAAACATGGAGCGCTTATCGGTATTCTGGTTTAGATTAGCTTTTGCGTTCTTTATTCTTTTCTTAATGAATATCGCTGGTGGATTTATTGGAATCTACGTACCTGTAAACATTGCATCTGGCATGATCTTAGCTATACTAGGGGTGCCGGGATTCGCGGCGCTATGCGGTTTCGCCATTCTTTTTTAA